One Brassica oleracea var. oleracea cultivar TO1000 chromosome C7, BOL, whole genome shotgun sequence genomic window carries:
- the LOC106302361 gene encoding uncharacterized protein LOC106302361, which yields MALALIVATRKLQPYFQAHPIVVITSFPIKLVLHKPEVSGRLAKWAGELGEYDVIFRPATAIKSQVLADFVAEFSPPLLPALEQEVLLRSETHEEGEWVQHVDGSSNIRGAELRIILTSPTGNTASRAVR from the coding sequence ATGGCCTTAGCCCTGATAGTGGCCACCCGCAAGTTGCAGCCCTACTTTCAGGCTCACCCAATCGTGGTCATCACCTCCTTCCCCATAAAACTAGTCCTCCACAAGCCTGAAGTCTCCGGACGCCTAGCTAAATGGGCCGGGGAACTAGGGGAATACGATGTGATTTTTCGACCAGCCACAGCTATTAAGTCACAGGTCCTGGCAGATTTTGTGGCCGAATTCTCCCCTCCCTTACTCCCAGCCCTGGAGCAAGAAGTGCTCCTCCGAAGCGAAACACATGAAGAAGGAGAATGGGTCCAGCATGTCGACGGGTCCAGCAACATCAGAGGAGCCGAGTTAAGAATAATTCTTACCTCACCGACAGGGAACACAGCCTCAAGGGCCGTGAGGTGA